The Arachis ipaensis cultivar K30076 chromosome B07, Araip1.1, whole genome shotgun sequence genome includes a window with the following:
- the LOC107609299 gene encoding ferric reduction oxidase 8, mitochondrial isoform X1, with product MASSTLLAILKLLMILICAGWVALWILKPTQIWTRKWKVAEESANNTIFGYYGLNFAVYTFPIIAVGIIGLLFLDLKAANQRSRSSRTSSIIISSPLVVNSFLGILSSIEILVILLFILFLAWTYYARISNDFKKLLPDKSLKLNLWQLKYLRIATRFGLLAEACLALLLLPVLRGLALFRILGIQFEASVRYHTWLGTAMIFFAAIHGASTCFVWGVSHHIQKEIWKWQSTGRIYLAGAITLVTGLVIYVTSLPQIRRMKFEIFYYTHHLYTIFLVFFLFHGGDRHFYTVFGGLFLFSLDKLLRVIQSSPRTCMVSARTFPSKAVEIILPKDPWLKYMPTSVIFMKIPAISHLQWHSFSIISSSRAENQTMSVIIKSEGWWTNSLYDLIQAEIEKGADKRKGIPVAIEGPYGPASLDFLKYDSLLLVAGGSGITPFLSILEELNSSSSKSRYPSRIHLVYVIKKAQDFCLLHPISHLLVNHSTENCHLNLKLFVTQETQAGVGIKELLNEFSKVRTLQLDTVCANYAVHGPESPSCMAAIVGMSSIIFLIFLICFNHVIIPSGKHSNSSKQKAPSWIVDLLLIAAFVLALACNGLVAILLRWRRLKKGIQPISEKDMKPLDLSSAEIRNALEEHEVHFGGRPNFEDIFGMFQEETCGSNIGVLVCGPESMKESVAAACRKESNCFKFGGGKRTEPCFAFHSLNFTL from the exons ATGGCAAGCTCCACTTTACTTGCTATTCTTAAACTTCTTATGATTCTCATATGTGCAGGTTGGGTTGCTCTTTGGATTCTAAAGCCTACCCAAATATGGACAAGAAAATggaaagttgcagaagaaagtgCCAATAATACAATTTTTGGGTACTATG GTCTTAACTTTGCTGTGTATACATTTCCAATAATTGCTGTTGGTATAATTGGACTTCTTTTCTTGGATTTGAAAGCTGCAAATCAAAGAAGCAG AAGTTCAAGGACCTCATCAATTATCATCTCAAGTCCACTGGTAGTTAACAGCTTTCTAGGAATCTTATCCAGTATTGAAATACTGGTAATTTTGCTGTTTATACTCTTTCTAGCATGGACTTATTACGCTCGCATTTCTAACGACTTCAAGAAGTTGTTACCAGACAAATCCCTCAAGTTGAACCT ATGGCAACTCAAGTATCTCAGAATAGCAACCCGGTTCGGGTTGCTGGCCGAAGCCTGCCTTGCTTTGCTTCTTCTTCCTGTCTTAAGGGGATTGGCTCTCTTTCGCATACTCGGCATCCAATTCGAAGCTTCAGTCAGATATCACACCTGGCTTGGAACTGCAATGATATTTTTCGCTGCAATACACGGCGCAAGCACTTGCTTTGTCTGGGGTGTCAGCCACCATATACAGAAAGAA ATTTGGAAGTGGCAAAGCACAGGACGAATATACCTTGCAGGAGCGATTACACTTGTCACCGGGCTAGTTATCTATGTCACTTCACTTCCACAAATCAGGAGGATGAAGTTTGAAATCTTCTACTACACACATCATCTCTACACAATCTTTCTAGTGTTCTTCTTGTTCCATGGTGGAGATAGGCACTTCTATACAGTCTTCGGAGGACTATTTCTTTTCAGCCTCGACAAACTGCTCCGTGTCATACAATCGAGTCCAAGAACCTGCATGGTTTCGGCTAGAACTTTCCCATCCAAAGCTGTGGAAATAATTCTGCCTAAAGATCCGT GGCTGAAGTATATGCCTACAAGTGTTATATTTATGAAGATACCAGCAATATCACATCTTCAGTGGCATTCTTTCAGCATAATATCAAGTTCCAGGGCTGAAAACCAAACCATGTCTGTAATAATCAAATCTGAAGGGTGGTGGACCAATTCTCTTTATGATCTGATACAGGCTGAGATTGAAAAAGGTGCTGATAAGAGGAAGGGTATACCTGTTGCAATTGAAGGACCTTATGGACCTGCTTCATTAGACTTCTTAAA ATATGACAGTCTACTTCTGGTTGCTGGAGGAAGTGGAATAACCCCATTTCTGAGCATTTTGGAAGAACTCAATTCATCTAGCAGCAAAAGTAGATATCCTTCAAGAATTCATCTTGTGTATGTCATCAAGAAGGCACAGGACTTTTGTCTATTACATCCAATCTCACATCTTTTGGTCAACCATTCAACTGAAAACTGCCATTTGAATCTAAAGTTGTTTGTGACTCAAGAAACACAAGCAGGGGTTGGAATCAAAGAGCTACTGAATGAATTCTCAAAAGTAAGAACCCTGCAACTGGACACGGTGTGTGCAAATTACGCTGTACACGGGCCTGAGAGTCCGTCTTGCATGGCCGCCATCGTAGGAATGAGCTccatcatttttcttatttttcttatctgtTTCAACCATGTTATAATTCCATCTGGGAAGCATTCGAATTCGTCGAAGCAAAAGGCTCCCTCTTGGATTGTGGACCTGCTTCTTATAGCTGCTTTTGTCCTAGCTTTAGCATGCAACGGCTTGGTGGCGATTCTTCTTAGATGGAGAAGGCTGAAGAAAGGGATTCAACCAATCTCTGAGAAAGACATGAAGCCCCTTGATCTAAGCTCAGCTGAAATTAGGAATGCTCTTGAAGAACATGAAGTCCACTTCGGTGGAAGGCCTAACTTTGAAG ATATATTTGGCATGTTCCAAGAAGAAACTTGTGGATCGAATATTGGAGTGTTGGTGTGTGGACCGGAGAGCATGAAGGAATCGGTTGCGGCCGCATGCCGGAAGGAGTCCAATTGTTTCAAGTTTGGTGGTGGAAAAAGAACAGAGCCATGCTTCGCTTTCCACTCCCTCAACTTCACGCTTTAG
- the LOC107609299 gene encoding ferric reduction oxidase 8, mitochondrial isoform X2 has product MIIFSCRSSRTSSIIISSPLVVNSFLGILSSIEILVILLFILFLAWTYYARISNDFKKLLPDKSLKLNLWQLKYLRIATRFGLLAEACLALLLLPVLRGLALFRILGIQFEASVRYHTWLGTAMIFFAAIHGASTCFVWGVSHHIQKEIWKWQSTGRIYLAGAITLVTGLVIYVTSLPQIRRMKFEIFYYTHHLYTIFLVFFLFHGGDRHFYTVFGGLFLFSLDKLLRVIQSSPRTCMVSARTFPSKAVEIILPKDPWLKYMPTSVIFMKIPAISHLQWHSFSIISSSRAENQTMSVIIKSEGWWTNSLYDLIQAEIEKGADKRKGIPVAIEGPYGPASLDFLKYDSLLLVAGGSGITPFLSILEELNSSSSKSRYPSRIHLVYVIKKAQDFCLLHPISHLLVNHSTENCHLNLKLFVTQETQAGVGIKELLNEFSKVRTLQLDTVCANYAVHGPESPSCMAAIVGMSSIIFLIFLICFNHVIIPSGKHSNSSKQKAPSWIVDLLLIAAFVLALACNGLVAILLRWRRLKKGIQPISEKDMKPLDLSSAEIRNALEEHEVHFGGRPNFEDIFGMFQEETCGSNIGVLVCGPESMKESVAAACRKESNCFKFGGGKRTEPCFAFHSLNFTL; this is encoded by the exons ATGATCATTTTCTCATGCAGAAGTTCAAGGACCTCATCAATTATCATCTCAAGTCCACTGGTAGTTAACAGCTTTCTAGGAATCTTATCCAGTATTGAAATACTGGTAATTTTGCTGTTTATACTCTTTCTAGCATGGACTTATTACGCTCGCATTTCTAACGACTTCAAGAAGTTGTTACCAGACAAATCCCTCAAGTTGAACCT ATGGCAACTCAAGTATCTCAGAATAGCAACCCGGTTCGGGTTGCTGGCCGAAGCCTGCCTTGCTTTGCTTCTTCTTCCTGTCTTAAGGGGATTGGCTCTCTTTCGCATACTCGGCATCCAATTCGAAGCTTCAGTCAGATATCACACCTGGCTTGGAACTGCAATGATATTTTTCGCTGCAATACACGGCGCAAGCACTTGCTTTGTCTGGGGTGTCAGCCACCATATACAGAAAGAA ATTTGGAAGTGGCAAAGCACAGGACGAATATACCTTGCAGGAGCGATTACACTTGTCACCGGGCTAGTTATCTATGTCACTTCACTTCCACAAATCAGGAGGATGAAGTTTGAAATCTTCTACTACACACATCATCTCTACACAATCTTTCTAGTGTTCTTCTTGTTCCATGGTGGAGATAGGCACTTCTATACAGTCTTCGGAGGACTATTTCTTTTCAGCCTCGACAAACTGCTCCGTGTCATACAATCGAGTCCAAGAACCTGCATGGTTTCGGCTAGAACTTTCCCATCCAAAGCTGTGGAAATAATTCTGCCTAAAGATCCGT GGCTGAAGTATATGCCTACAAGTGTTATATTTATGAAGATACCAGCAATATCACATCTTCAGTGGCATTCTTTCAGCATAATATCAAGTTCCAGGGCTGAAAACCAAACCATGTCTGTAATAATCAAATCTGAAGGGTGGTGGACCAATTCTCTTTATGATCTGATACAGGCTGAGATTGAAAAAGGTGCTGATAAGAGGAAGGGTATACCTGTTGCAATTGAAGGACCTTATGGACCTGCTTCATTAGACTTCTTAAA ATATGACAGTCTACTTCTGGTTGCTGGAGGAAGTGGAATAACCCCATTTCTGAGCATTTTGGAAGAACTCAATTCATCTAGCAGCAAAAGTAGATATCCTTCAAGAATTCATCTTGTGTATGTCATCAAGAAGGCACAGGACTTTTGTCTATTACATCCAATCTCACATCTTTTGGTCAACCATTCAACTGAAAACTGCCATTTGAATCTAAAGTTGTTTGTGACTCAAGAAACACAAGCAGGGGTTGGAATCAAAGAGCTACTGAATGAATTCTCAAAAGTAAGAACCCTGCAACTGGACACGGTGTGTGCAAATTACGCTGTACACGGGCCTGAGAGTCCGTCTTGCATGGCCGCCATCGTAGGAATGAGCTccatcatttttcttatttttcttatctgtTTCAACCATGTTATAATTCCATCTGGGAAGCATTCGAATTCGTCGAAGCAAAAGGCTCCCTCTTGGATTGTGGACCTGCTTCTTATAGCTGCTTTTGTCCTAGCTTTAGCATGCAACGGCTTGGTGGCGATTCTTCTTAGATGGAGAAGGCTGAAGAAAGGGATTCAACCAATCTCTGAGAAAGACATGAAGCCCCTTGATCTAAGCTCAGCTGAAATTAGGAATGCTCTTGAAGAACATGAAGTCCACTTCGGTGGAAGGCCTAACTTTGAAG ATATATTTGGCATGTTCCAAGAAGAAACTTGTGGATCGAATATTGGAGTGTTGGTGTGTGGACCGGAGAGCATGAAGGAATCGGTTGCGGCCGCATGCCGGAAGGAGTCCAATTGTTTCAAGTTTGGTGGTGGAAAAAGAACAGAGCCATGCTTCGCTTTCCACTCCCTCAACTTCACGCTTTAG